In Paenibacillus sp. BIC5C1, a genomic segment contains:
- the rplA gene encoding 50S ribosomal protein L1, which produces MAKHGKKYLEAAKLIDSEATYEPSEAVELVKKAATAKFDETIEAAVRLGVDPRKQDQAVRGVVVLPHGTGKTQRVLVFAKGDKAKEAEAAGADYVGDADMINKIQQGWFEFDVCVATPDMMSEVGKLGRLLGGKGLMPNPKAGTVTFDVSKAVQEIKAGKIEYRLDRAGQIHAPIGKASFSAEQLNENLKALMDALTRAKPAAAKGVYLKNVSLSSTMGPGARVNAASFR; this is translated from the coding sequence ATGGCTAAACACGGTAAAAAATACCTGGAAGCTGCTAAGCTGATTGACAGCGAAGCAACTTACGAGCCTTCAGAAGCTGTAGAGCTTGTGAAAAAGGCAGCCACTGCAAAATTCGATGAAACAATCGAAGCAGCAGTACGCTTGGGCGTTGACCCACGTAAACAAGACCAGGCAGTACGTGGTGTTGTTGTCTTGCCACACGGCACAGGTAAAACACAACGCGTATTGGTATTTGCAAAAGGTGACAAAGCGAAAGAAGCGGAAGCGGCTGGCGCGGACTATGTTGGTGATGCAGACATGATCAACAAAATCCAACAAGGCTGGTTCGAATTCGACGTCTGCGTAGCGACACCGGATATGATGAGTGAAGTAGGTAAATTGGGCCGACTGCTCGGCGGTAAAGGTCTGATGCCTAACCCTAAAGCCGGAACGGTAACTTTCGATGTATCCAAGGCTGTTCAAGAAATTAAAGCCGGTAAAATCGAATATCGTCTGGATCGTGCAGGTCAAATTCATGCACCGATCGGTAAAGCTTCTTTCTCGGCAGAGCAATTGAATGAGAACCTTAAAGCTCTCATGGATGCTTTGACTCGTGCTAAACCGGCGGCAGCAAAAGGTGTTTATCTGAAGAATGTAAGTCTTTCTTCCACGATGGGCCCTGGTGCACGCGTGAACGCAGCTTCTTTTAGATAA
- the rplK gene encoding 50S ribosomal protein L11 — protein MAKKVIKMVKLQIPAGKANPAPPVGPALGQAGVNIMAFCKEFNARTADQAGLIIPVEITVFEDRSFTFITKTPPAAVLLKVAAKVEKGSGEPNKKKVATVKRDAVRQIAETKMPDLNAADVESAMRMVEGTARSMGITIED, from the coding sequence ATGGCAAAAAAGGTAATCAAAATGGTAAAACTGCAAATTCCAGCAGGTAAAGCGAATCCAGCGCCTCCGGTAGGTCCAGCTTTGGGTCAAGCAGGTGTCAACATCATGGCATTCTGTAAAGAGTTCAACGCTCGTACAGCCGATCAAGCGGGATTGATTATTCCTGTTGAAATCACAGTATTCGAAGACCGTTCCTTTACTTTCATTACTAAAACTCCACCAGCAGCAGTTCTGTTGAAAGTGGCAGCTAAAGTAGAAAAAGGATCCGGCGAACCGAACAAGAAAAAAGTCGCTACCGTTAAACGTGATGCGGTACGTCAAATCGCGGAAACAAAAATGCCTGACCTGAATGCTGCTGACGTTGAGTCTGCAATGCGTATGGTCGAAGGTACTGCCCGCAGCATGGGTATCACCATCGAAGACTAA
- the nusG gene encoding transcription termination/antitermination protein NusG — protein MEKRWYVVHTYSGYENKVKANLEKRVESMGMEDKIFRVLVPMEEEVVNKDGKKKTVMRKVYPGYVLVEMVQTDDSWYVVRNTPGVTGFVGSTGSGSKPTALLPEEVEQILKHMGMVEPKPKIEFDIKESVRIKVGPFANFVGSVEEILVDKSKLKVHVNMFGRETPLELEYTQVEKI, from the coding sequence ATGGAAAAAAGATGGTACGTCGTTCATACCTATTCAGGGTATGAGAATAAGGTCAAAGCCAATTTGGAAAAACGCGTAGAGTCCATGGGCATGGAAGACAAGATTTTCCGCGTTCTTGTTCCTATGGAAGAAGAAGTGGTAAACAAAGACGGTAAGAAAAAAACCGTTATGCGTAAAGTTTACCCCGGATATGTCTTGGTGGAAATGGTCCAGACGGATGACTCTTGGTATGTTGTTCGCAACACGCCAGGTGTTACGGGATTTGTCGGTTCGACAGGTTCCGGGTCCAAACCAACAGCCTTGCTGCCTGAAGAAGTGGAACAAATTCTGAAGCACATGGGCATGGTTGAGCCGAAGCCTAAAATTGAATTCGATATTAAGGAATCCGTACGTATTAAAGTTGGTCCTTTTGCGAATTTTGTGGGCTCCGTGGAAGAAATTTTGGTAGACAAAAGCAAGTTGAAAGTGCACGTGAACATGTTTGGACGGGAAACACCGCTTGAGTTGGAATACACGCAAGTGGAGAAGATATAG
- the secE gene encoding preprotein translocase subunit SecE yields the protein MKRSFKSLISFFSESWAELKKVRWPNRKELTNYTLIVLGTVVVMTLFFWVVDIGISAVIEAII from the coding sequence GTGAAACGTAGTTTCAAATCTCTGATTTCCTTTTTCTCTGAAAGCTGGGCTGAACTTAAAAAAGTTCGCTGGCCTAATCGTAAAGAGCTGACCAACTACACATTGATCGTTCTTGGTACTGTTGTGGTTATGACGCTGTTTTTTTGGGTCGTTGATATCGGCATCTCCGCTGTGATCGAAGCGATTATTTAA
- the rpmG gene encoding 50S ribosomal protein L33 codes for MRVIITLACTNCKQRNYTTTKNKRNHPDRMEMKKFCKFCNEQTSHRETR; via the coding sequence ATGCGGGTAATTATTACTTTGGCTTGTACTAACTGCAAACAAAGAAATTACACTACGACAAAAAACAAGCGTAATCACCCCGACCGCATGGAGATGAAGAAATTTTGCAAGTTTTGTAACGAGCAGACTTCTCATCGCGAAACCAGATAG
- the sigH gene encoding RNA polymerase sporulation sigma factor SigH, with protein MSVDLKDIMLSKYDYQSDEDIVEAVREGESEALEFLINKYRNFVRAKARSYFLIGADREDIIQEGMIGLYKSIRDFKGDKLASFKAFAELCITRQIITAIKTATRQKHIPLNSYVSLDKPIYDEESDRTLLDVICGTQVSDPEELIINQEEFVGLEDKMSEILSDLERKVLMLYLDGRSYQEIAVDLDRHVKSIDNALQRVKRKLEKYLEVRDN; from the coding sequence GTGAGTGTCGACCTCAAAGATATCATGTTATCCAAGTATGATTACCAAAGTGACGAAGACATTGTCGAAGCGGTCCGTGAAGGTGAAAGCGAAGCGCTGGAGTTTTTGATTAACAAATATCGTAACTTTGTACGCGCCAAGGCAAGATCTTATTTTCTGATTGGGGCTGACCGGGAAGATATCATTCAAGAAGGAATGATTGGACTCTATAAATCCATTAGGGATTTTAAAGGGGACAAGCTCGCTTCTTTCAAAGCCTTCGCCGAGTTGTGTATTACACGACAGATTATTACGGCAATCAAGACAGCAACACGTCAGAAGCATATTCCGCTTAATTCTTATGTATCACTGGACAAACCTATTTATGACGAAGAGTCCGATCGTACGTTACTCGATGTGATTTGTGGAACACAGGTCAGCGATCCGGAAGAACTTATCATCAATCAGGAAGAGTTTGTGGGCCTGGAAGATAAGATGTCTGAGATTCTGAGTGATCTGGAACGTAAAGTATTGATGTTGTATCTGGACGGGAGATCTTATCAAGAGATTGCAGTGGATTTGGACAGGCATGTAAAGTCCATTGATAATGCACTTCAGCGCGTAAAGCGTAAACTTGAAAAGTACCTGGAAGTTCGAGATAATTGA
- a CDS encoding NYN domain-containing protein, translating to MADSRDVLLVDGYNMIGDWPELSRLAESGLEEARNRLLSRLADYQAFSGRRVIVVFDAYLVPGLGKSFTQSKVQIFFTKEKETADECIERLVRELSTRRRQIYVATSDMVEQHVIFGQGALRVSARELLIEVEQNEKELQKRLEEDQAKTTRNTLGGKLSPDVLKQFERWRRE from the coding sequence ATGGCTGATTCCCGTGATGTGCTTCTTGTAGACGGGTACAACATGATTGGTGACTGGCCAGAGCTATCCAGATTGGCGGAGAGTGGATTAGAGGAGGCCCGCAACAGGCTGCTCTCTCGACTTGCCGACTATCAGGCTTTCTCCGGCCGGAGAGTCATTGTTGTTTTTGACGCCTACCTCGTGCCTGGCCTCGGTAAATCCTTTACACAGAGCAAAGTGCAGATCTTTTTTACAAAGGAAAAAGAGACGGCAGACGAATGCATTGAGAGACTCGTTCGGGAACTAAGCACGCGAAGACGCCAAATCTATGTGGCTACAAGCGATATGGTAGAGCAGCATGTCATTTTTGGACAGGGAGCTCTGCGTGTATCCGCAAGGGAATTGCTGATCGAAGTAGAGCAGAACGAAAAAGAGCTACAGAAACGTCTGGAAGAAGATCAGGCTAAAACAACACGAAATACACTCGGTGGCAAGTTAAGTCCGGACGTTTTGAAGCAGTTTGAACGATGGCGCCGGGAATAA